In one window of Fictibacillus phosphorivorans DNA:
- the atpA gene encoding F0F1 ATP synthase subunit alpha, with translation MSIKAEEISALIKKQIENYQSEIEVNDVGTVIQVGDGIARAHGLDNVMAGELVEFSNGVMGMAQNLEENNVGIIILGPYQEIREGDEVKRTGRIMEVPVGEELLGRVVNPLGQPIDGKGPIATTKTRPIEQKAPGVMARKSVHEPLQTGIKAIDALVPIGRGQRELIIGDRQTGKTAVAIDTILNQKDQDMICIYVAIGQKESTVAGVVETLRAHGALDYTIVVSASASQPAPMLFLAPYAGVSMAEEFMWAGKHVLIIYDDLSKQAAAYRELSLLLRRPPGREAYPGDVFYLHSRLLERAAKLNDELGGGSITALPFIETQASDVSAYIPTNVISITDGQIFLQSDLFFSGVRPAINAGISVSRVGGAAQIKAMSKVSGTLRLDLASYRELEAFAQFGSDLDKATQAKLNRGARTVEVLKQGLHKPLKVEHQVAILYALTRGYIDDVAVEDVNRFEEALYAHMEANSKDVLDAIKTTGKLPEGDSLDEAIKAFKKTFA, from the coding sequence ATGAGCATTAAAGCTGAAGAAATCAGTGCTTTAATTAAAAAACAGATTGAAAACTATCAATCTGAGATCGAAGTTAATGATGTGGGTACAGTTATCCAGGTCGGTGACGGTATTGCCCGTGCCCATGGATTAGATAACGTTATGGCTGGTGAGCTAGTTGAATTTTCTAACGGTGTAATGGGTATGGCCCAAAACCTTGAAGAAAACAACGTAGGTATCATCATTCTTGGGCCTTACCAAGAGATTCGTGAAGGTGACGAAGTAAAACGTACAGGACGTATCATGGAAGTTCCTGTAGGTGAAGAGCTTCTTGGCCGTGTAGTTAACCCTCTTGGACAGCCTATCGATGGCAAAGGTCCAATTGCTACTACAAAAACACGTCCTATCGAGCAAAAAGCTCCAGGCGTAATGGCTCGTAAATCAGTACATGAGCCGCTTCAAACAGGTATTAAAGCGATTGACGCACTTGTGCCAATCGGACGCGGACAACGTGAGCTTATCATCGGTGACCGTCAAACAGGTAAAACAGCTGTAGCGATCGATACGATCCTTAACCAAAAAGATCAAGATATGATCTGTATCTATGTAGCGATCGGTCAAAAAGAATCAACAGTTGCAGGCGTTGTAGAAACACTTCGTGCACACGGAGCGCTTGATTACACGATCGTTGTATCAGCATCAGCTTCTCAACCTGCACCAATGTTGTTCCTAGCTCCTTATGCTGGGGTATCTATGGCTGAAGAATTCATGTGGGCTGGCAAGCACGTATTGATCATTTATGATGATCTTTCTAAGCAAGCTGCTGCATACCGTGAGCTTTCCTTGCTACTTCGTCGTCCTCCAGGCCGCGAAGCTTATCCAGGGGACGTATTCTACCTTCACTCTCGCTTGTTAGAGCGTGCAGCGAAGTTGAATGACGAGCTAGGTGGCGGATCGATCACAGCGCTTCCGTTCATTGAAACGCAAGCATCTGACGTATCTGCTTATATTCCAACAAACGTTATCTCTATCACAGACGGACAGATCTTCTTACAATCTGACTTGTTCTTCTCCGGAGTTCGTCCGGCGATCAACGCAGGTATCTCCGTTTCTCGTGTAGGGGGAGCAGCTCAGATCAAAGCGATGAGTAAAGTATCTGGTACACTTCGTCTAGATCTTGCTTCATACCGTGAACTAGAAGCATTCGCTCAGTTCGGATCTGACCTTGATAAAGCAACTCAAGCAAAACTTAACCGTGGTGCACGTACAGTTGAAGTACTTAAGCAAGGACTTCACAAGCCACTAAAAGTTGAGCACCAAGTTGCCATCCTTTATGCATTGACTCGTGGTTACATCGATGATGTAGCTGTTGAAGATGTAAATCGCTTTGAAGAAGCGCTTTACGCTCACATGGAAGCGAACTCTAAAGACGTTCTTGATGCAATCAAAACGACTGGTAAACTTCCTGAAGGTGACAGCCTAGACGAAGCGATCAAAGCATTCAAAAAGACATTCGCGTAA
- a CDS encoding F0F1 ATP synthase subunit delta, with product MSKDQAIVAKRYALALFEVVGVTKLEDTVSELRLVKNVLELNKELQKVLSHPKVSKDQKKALIKESVGAELSTAVMNTIYLMVDRNRYTYITEMAAQFIELANEAQGIADANVYSVRPLSDSEIQKLEQTFAARVGKRALRINNIVDSSLVGGIKIRIGNRIFDGSISGKLNRMERQLASNGS from the coding sequence ATGAGCAAAGATCAAGCAATCGTAGCAAAACGTTATGCATTAGCACTATTTGAAGTAGTTGGTGTTACGAAACTTGAAGATACAGTTTCAGAATTGCGTCTTGTGAAGAACGTACTGGAGCTTAACAAAGAGCTTCAAAAAGTTCTATCACATCCAAAAGTATCAAAAGATCAAAAGAAAGCTTTGATCAAAGAGAGCGTTGGAGCTGAACTTTCTACTGCTGTAATGAACACGATCTATCTGATGGTAGACCGTAACCGTTACACATACATCACAGAGATGGCAGCGCAGTTCATTGAATTAGCAAATGAGGCACAAGGCATTGCCGACGCAAATGTATATTCTGTACGTCCTTTATCAGACTCAGAGATACAGAAGTTGGAGCAAACGTTTGCTGCCCGAGTCGGCAAAAGAGCGTTGCGCATTAATAATATTGTAGATTCTTCTCTTGTTGGAGGAATTAAGATCCGCATTGGCAACCGTATTTTTGACGGAAGCATCAGCGGAAAGTTGAATCGAATGGAACGTCAATTAGCTTCTAACGGAAGCTGA
- the atpF gene encoding F0F1 ATP synthase subunit B, translating into MQNLILGAAAGGGLNTGDILYQLAAFLILLVLLRKFAWGPLMGIMKERQSHINSEIDAAEKSRQEAKSYLESQVAELKKAKEEAKSIIDNAKKQGEAQGEAIIKASRDEAERVKEAALAEIASEKEKAVATLRQEVAALSVKIASKVIAKELDESSQEKLINEYLQEVGESR; encoded by the coding sequence GTGCAAAACTTAATTCTAGGTGCTGCTGCAGGTGGAGGCCTGAACACAGGTGATATCCTTTACCAATTAGCTGCATTTTTAATCCTACTAGTATTATTGCGTAAATTCGCATGGGGCCCGTTAATGGGAATCATGAAGGAGCGCCAATCACATATCAACAGCGAAATTGATGCGGCTGAAAAATCCCGTCAAGAAGCTAAGAGCTATCTTGAATCTCAAGTTGCTGAGTTAAAGAAAGCAAAAGAAGAAGCAAAGTCTATTATCGACAATGCTAAAAAGCAAGGCGAAGCACAAGGTGAAGCAATCATTAAAGCATCTCGTGATGAAGCTGAGCGTGTGAAAGAAGCTGCATTAGCTGAGATCGCTTCTGAAAAAGAAAAAGCGGTTGCTACACTTCGTCAAGAAGTTGCTGCTCTATCCGTTAAGATCGCTTCTAAAGTTATTGCAAAAGAACTTGATGAGAGCTCTCAGGAGAAGCTTATTAACGAATACCTTCAAGAGGTAGGCGAGTCTCGATGA
- the atpE gene encoding F0F1 ATP synthase subunit C, with protein sequence MNLIAAAIAVGLAALGAGIGNGLIVGRTVEGIARQPELRGTLQTTMFIGVALVEALPIIGVVIAFIALGS encoded by the coding sequence ATGAATCTTATTGCAGCTGCAATCGCGGTAGGTCTAGCGGCACTTGGTGCTGGTATTGGTAACGGTTTGATCGTAGGACGTACAGTTGAGGGGATCGCTCGTCAACCAGAACTACGTGGTACTCTTCAAACAACAATGTTCATCGGGGTTGCATTAGTTGAGGCACTTCCAATCATCGGTGTGGTTATCGCGTTCATCGCGCTTGGTTCTTAA
- the atpB gene encoding F0F1 ATP synthase subunit A, translating into MEHGAVTRDFLGLTFNLSNVLMITVSSVIVFLIAVLATRTLSMRPGGMQNFLEWVVDFVKGIINSTMDWHTGGRFLALGLTLIMYIFVANMLGLPFAVVVDHNLWWKSPTADPTITLTLAVMVVALSHYYGVRMKGVKEYGAEFFKPMKFLFPLKIIEEFANTLTLGLRLYGNIFAGEMLLGLLVGLTKMGIFAGVLGIFPLIVWQGFSVFVGAIQAFIFTMLTMVYLAHKVSHDH; encoded by the coding sequence GTGGAACATGGTGCAGTTACAAGAGATTTTCTAGGTTTGACATTTAACCTGTCAAACGTACTGATGATCACAGTTTCATCCGTTATTGTTTTCCTTATTGCGGTACTCGCTACTCGAACCCTGTCAATGCGACCAGGAGGAATGCAAAACTTCCTTGAATGGGTAGTCGATTTCGTAAAAGGAATCATCAACAGCACAATGGATTGGCATACGGGCGGACGCTTTTTAGCTTTAGGACTTACATTAATCATGTACATTTTCGTTGCCAACATGCTGGGATTACCTTTTGCAGTAGTAGTCGACCATAATCTATGGTGGAAATCCCCTACTGCAGACCCAACTATTACTTTGACTCTAGCAGTTATGGTAGTGGCGCTATCACACTATTACGGTGTGAGAATGAAAGGGGTCAAGGAATATGGAGCTGAATTCTTCAAGCCGATGAAGTTCTTGTTCCCATTAAAGATTATTGAAGAGTTTGCGAACACATTAACGCTTGGTCTTCGTCTTTACGGTAACATCTTCGCAGGTGAGATGCTTTTAGGTCTATTAGTAGGTTTGACTAAGATGGGTATTTTTGCTGGCGTACTTGGAATCTTCCCACTAATCGTGTGGCAAGGCTTCTCAGTATTCGTTGGTGCGATCCAAGCATTTATCTTCACGATGCTAACAATGGTTTACTTGGCACATAAAGTAAGTCACGATCACTAA
- a CDS encoding ATP synthase subunit I: protein MMNEYKSVFFKYIKYTLYLLSLFFVGYAVTPYKAIFLGLALGTAFSLYNLWSMYSKIDRMGQAVIQQKRVKTLGSLSRLLFAGLAVLIAMKYPEHIHLLSVVVGLMSVYIIMLIDSLTQVTRTPKEKR, encoded by the coding sequence ATGATGAATGAGTACAAATCGGTGTTTTTTAAATACATAAAGTACACATTATATCTTCTCTCTCTTTTTTTCGTCGGTTATGCTGTCACTCCTTACAAAGCTATCTTTTTAGGACTAGCTCTAGGAACTGCTTTTAGCCTCTACAATCTTTGGAGCATGTATTCAAAGATTGACCGCATGGGACAAGCAGTGATTCAGCAGAAAAGAGTGAAAACACTCGGTTCACTTTCTAGGCTCCTCTTTGCAGGGTTAGCGGTGCTCATCGCGATGAAATACCCGGAACATATTCATTTATTAAGTGTGGTAGTGGGATTGATGTCAGTCTACATTATCATGTTAATAGATTCACTAACTCAAGTTACACGTACTCCAAAGGAAAAGAGGTGA
- a CDS encoding AtpZ/AtpI family protein, with product MSNGKRPYKAMALMSGILSQLVGCILVGLFGGKWLDEKVGNEFPIFLIIGLFLGLGTGVYGMIRLISKFSGDGQ from the coding sequence ATGAGCAACGGGAAACGCCCTTATAAAGCGATGGCTTTAATGTCTGGCATTCTTTCTCAGCTTGTTGGATGTATCTTAGTTGGACTTTTTGGAGGGAAATGGCTGGACGAGAAAGTCGGCAATGAATTTCCAATCTTCCTTATCATCGGGTTGTTTCTAGGTCTTGGAACAGGTGTTTACGGGATGATCCGCTTAATATCGAAGTTTTCAGGGGACGGGCAATGA
- a CDS encoding DUF3889 domain-containing protein produces MKQKIIIFFALTGILVAGGCMNNDKKPTEESTDMRNNVENERTKPLNVQYNDQTPSEDLNSSVTQKDYAKWGKMALAETKKKYPNSDVSDYQYDTRRVSPDGTISDFFDFTVYENGKKRVVKVGVMHTDEKLVDMKVEELN; encoded by the coding sequence ATGAAACAAAAAATAATTATTTTCTTTGCGTTGACCGGAATTTTGGTAGCTGGCGGCTGCATGAACAATGACAAAAAGCCTACAGAAGAATCTACAGATATGAGAAATAATGTGGAAAACGAGCGTACAAAACCATTGAACGTTCAATATAACGACCAGACCCCGTCAGAAGATTTAAATTCATCTGTGACACAAAAAGACTATGCAAAATGGGGCAAGATGGCTCTAGCCGAAACGAAAAAGAAATATCCGAACAGTGATGTGAGTGATTATCAGTATGATACACGCCGCGTGAGCCCGGATGGCACCATCTCAGATTTTTTTGATTTTACGGTGTATGAGAACGGAAAGAAACGTGTCGTCAAAGTCGGTGTGATGCATACGGATGAAAAGCTTGTGGATATGAAGGTTGAAGAGTTGAATTGA
- the upp gene encoding uracil phosphoribosyltransferase encodes MSEVYVLDHPLIQHKLTYIRDERTGTKEFRELVDEVAGLMAFEITRDLPLQEVTVKTPVAEATMKTIAGKKLGLVPILRAGLGMVDGILKLIPAAKVGHVGLYRDPETLTPIEYYVKLPSDVEERDFIVIDPMLATGGSAAAAIESIKKRGAKNIKLMCLVAAPEGVKVIQDEHPDVDIFLAALDEKLNDHGYIVPGLGDAGDRLFGTK; translated from the coding sequence ATGAGTGAGGTATATGTCCTTGATCATCCGTTAATTCAGCATAAATTAACATACATCCGTGACGAACGTACGGGTACGAAAGAATTTCGTGAACTTGTTGATGAAGTAGCTGGGCTTATGGCTTTTGAAATTACACGTGATCTTCCATTGCAAGAGGTAACGGTGAAAACGCCGGTTGCCGAAGCAACTATGAAAACGATCGCTGGGAAAAAGTTAGGGCTAGTACCGATCCTTCGTGCAGGACTTGGAATGGTAGACGGAATCCTTAAACTTATTCCAGCAGCAAAAGTTGGACACGTTGGACTTTACCGTGATCCTGAAACGTTAACGCCGATTGAATATTACGTGAAGCTTCCTTCTGACGTAGAAGAGCGTGATTTCATCGTGATCGACCCGATGCTTGCAACAGGTGGATCTGCAGCAGCAGCGATTGAATCGATCAAGAAACGCGGTGCTAAAAACATTAAGCTTATGTGTTTAGTGGCAGCTCCAGAAGGTGTTAAAGTGATTCAGGACGAGCACCCTGACGTTGATATTTTCTTAGCAGCACTTGATGAAAAATTAAACGACCATGGTTACATCGTTCCAGGTCTAGGCGACGCTGGAGACCGTTTGTTCGGAACAAAATAA
- a CDS encoding class F sortase, producing the protein MKKLLASILLSMLIASGCSNAEDQVKSESSKQSAEPEKKQEQQEEVASSSTELTPPEGLKLKADTEGITPSTIEIPALGINTEIEKVGTLENGQMGVPKGMDTVGWFGDGAKPGSPGNAVMAGHVDSKTGPAVFYKLEDLEKGDEVIVKDKEGKTLTFEVTGKEKYDRKNAPVDKIFDYSYGSKLNLITCTGNFNRDEGTHEERLVIYTELKAKE; encoded by the coding sequence ATGAAAAAATTACTTGCTAGTATTTTGCTGAGTATGCTGATCGCAAGCGGCTGTTCAAATGCAGAGGATCAAGTAAAAAGTGAGAGCTCTAAACAATCTGCGGAACCTGAGAAAAAACAAGAGCAACAGGAAGAAGTCGCTTCCTCATCAACGGAACTAACACCGCCTGAAGGCTTAAAGTTAAAGGCAGATACAGAAGGGATCACACCTTCTACGATTGAAATTCCAGCGTTAGGAATCAATACCGAAATCGAAAAAGTGGGTACGTTAGAAAATGGCCAGATGGGTGTTCCAAAAGGAATGGATACCGTTGGCTGGTTTGGTGATGGAGCGAAACCTGGATCACCAGGAAATGCTGTAATGGCAGGGCATGTTGACAGTAAGACGGGTCCGGCCGTGTTTTACAAGCTAGAAGACCTTGAAAAAGGCGATGAAGTGATTGTGAAGGATAAAGAGGGAAAAACATTAACCTTTGAAGTAACGGGAAAAGAAAAATACGACAGAAAAAATGCGCCTGTTGATAAAATATTCGACTATTCGTATGGCAGCAAGCTGAACTTAATCACGTGCACGGGTAACTTTAATCGTGATGAAGGCACACATGAAGAGAGATTGGTTATTTATACAGAGTTGAAAGCGAAAGAGTAG
- a CDS encoding copper amine oxidase, whose protein sequence is MKMKKALLAVPLSVSLLIPTFSVANAHGHENHSKGPMSAEVSNPAIDLRASLDTLLSEHAFLAVVAMQKGIDGKEDFEAAAGQLNQNTEALSKAVGSVYGEEAGNQFKEIWSSHIGYFVDYVTATAENNEEGRKQALAELDKYRTTQADFLDKATEGRLKAADLEEGLKVHIDQLIWAFESYRTGDYDKAYDNISEAMHHMFMTGKGLSWAITDQFPDKFENKSVDTPAADLRADLNSVFSAHAALAALTMQKGIDGAKDFEAAAAELSENTDDITAAVESVYGAEGAAQFKEIWSSHIGYFVDYVTATAEKNEEGKKQAIAELDEYRMEQAKFLDTATEGRLKAADLEEGLKVHIDQLLAAFNSYTGKDYPAAYKNISEAYAHMFGVGQSLSGAIVDQFPDKFAGQKPSDMPKTGMGGMSQTSNDAILWSMFGLILASATTAMILRRKATNNS, encoded by the coding sequence ATGAAAATGAAAAAAGCACTTTTAGCCGTACCGTTAAGTGTTTCACTACTAATACCAACATTCTCAGTGGCAAATGCACATGGTCATGAGAACCATAGCAAGGGACCTATGTCAGCAGAAGTTTCAAACCCAGCAATCGATCTTCGCGCATCATTGGATACTCTTCTTTCAGAGCATGCATTCCTAGCTGTAGTAGCGATGCAAAAAGGAATTGACGGAAAAGAGGATTTTGAAGCAGCGGCAGGACAGCTGAACCAAAATACAGAGGCACTATCCAAAGCAGTAGGATCTGTTTATGGAGAAGAAGCTGGAAATCAATTTAAAGAAATCTGGAGCAGCCACATCGGCTATTTCGTAGATTATGTAACAGCAACAGCTGAAAATAATGAAGAAGGAAGAAAACAAGCTCTTGCAGAACTGGATAAATACCGTACAACACAAGCTGACTTCCTAGATAAAGCAACAGAAGGTAGATTAAAAGCGGCTGATCTAGAAGAAGGTTTAAAAGTACACATCGACCAATTGATCTGGGCGTTTGAAAGCTACAGAACGGGCGACTACGACAAAGCGTATGACAACATTTCAGAAGCGATGCACCACATGTTCATGACAGGTAAAGGTCTTTCATGGGCGATCACAGATCAGTTCCCTGACAAATTTGAAAATAAATCAGTAGATACACCTGCAGCTGATCTTCGTGCTGACTTGAACAGTGTGTTCTCTGCCCATGCAGCCTTGGCGGCATTAACGATGCAAAAAGGAATCGATGGCGCGAAAGACTTTGAAGCAGCGGCAGCTGAACTGAGCGAAAACACAGATGACATCACAGCAGCAGTTGAATCTGTATATGGTGCAGAAGGTGCAGCGCAATTTAAAGAGATCTGGAGCAGCCATATCGGATACTTCGTTGACTATGTAACAGCTACAGCAGAAAAGAACGAAGAAGGCAAAAAGCAAGCGATCGCTGAGCTCGATGAGTATCGTATGGAACAAGCTAAATTCTTAGATACGGCAACTGAAGGACGCCTAAAAGCGGCTGATCTAGAAGAAGGATTAAAAGTACACATCGATCAATTACTAGCAGCATTTAACAGCTATACAGGAAAAGATTATCCAGCTGCTTACAAGAACATCTCTGAAGCTTATGCACACATGTTCGGAGTAGGACAATCCCTATCTGGTGCGATCGTTGATCAATTCCCAGATAAGTTTGCGGGCCAAAAGCCATCTGATATGCCGAAAACAGGTATGGGCGGAATGAGCCAAACATCAAATGACGCTATCCTTTGGAGCATGTTCGGCTTGATCCTAGCTTCAGCAACAACAGCGATGATTCTTCGTAGAAAAGCGACGAACAATTCTTAA
- a CDS encoding ABC transporter permease: protein MTALWQLTVLETKMFFRDKLQVFWTFLFPVLMIWLFGSMFENQAPEGFSFASLYIPSWIGVNIVTTAFFTLGTVLTGYRETGVLRRYQSTPLAPWKILFAHTIQGTVIFCFSAVVLVVFGTLMFDLHAPVYLGSTLVALLLSILAFFPFALFLTSLAKNVGTAAAISSLFLNLMLFLSGATFPLEMMPDVLQYIAKILPLYYVIELLRATWNTSPLWENWTPVLVLSCIALVSIVLSSVFFKWSGKAE from the coding sequence ATGACGGCTCTATGGCAACTAACAGTACTTGAGACGAAGATGTTTTTTCGAGATAAGCTCCAGGTGTTTTGGACGTTTCTGTTCCCCGTACTTATGATTTGGTTATTCGGTTCGATGTTTGAGAACCAAGCTCCTGAAGGGTTTTCTTTTGCGAGTCTCTACATTCCCTCATGGATTGGGGTAAATATCGTGACGACCGCTTTTTTCACACTAGGAACGGTCCTTACCGGATATCGTGAAACAGGGGTTCTTCGCCGATATCAATCGACACCGCTCGCTCCGTGGAAGATTCTCTTTGCCCACACGATTCAAGGTACGGTGATCTTTTGCTTCTCAGCAGTCGTTCTTGTGGTGTTCGGAACACTCATGTTCGACCTTCATGCACCTGTTTATTTAGGAAGTACGCTAGTCGCTTTATTGCTCAGCATTCTGGCGTTCTTTCCGTTCGCACTCTTTTTAACATCCTTAGCAAAAAACGTAGGAACAGCCGCAGCGATCAGCTCACTTTTTCTTAACCTTATGCTGTTTTTGTCAGGAGCTACATTTCCGTTAGAGATGATGCCTGATGTGTTGCAATATATCGCAAAGATTCTACCTCTTTACTATGTGATCGAACTGCTCCGTGCCACATGGAACACCTCCCCTTTGTGGGAGAATTGGACGCCTGTTCTCGTATTAAGCTGTATCGCGCTTGTATCGATCGTGTTGTCATCTGTGTTTTTTAAGTGGAGTGGAAAAGCTGAATAA
- a CDS encoding ABC transporter ATP-binding protein, with translation MEDVIIVRSLMKSYGTKKAVNNLSFSVKKGEIFGIIGPNGAGKTTTIEIMEGLRKKDSGEVSILGMNPEKDRKVLNHRIGVQFQATSIQKKMKVKEALKLFAAIYNKNNANDEMLKLLGLEEKMDTYFDDLSGGQKQRLTLALATLHEPEIIFLDEPSMGLDPHARREMWNIICSLRDRGTTIVVTTHYMEEAEKLCDRVAMIYNGELRALDDPSRLVEDISSHFISFRSPDFPVAQVHQMNGVIRVEHDEELDAFKLYTEDLQSCSYNLFKMAHEENYHISDYKFERGTLDDLFVHYLQGGESA, from the coding sequence GTGGAAGACGTAATCATAGTACGCTCACTTATGAAATCCTACGGAACGAAAAAAGCAGTAAATAATCTTTCTTTTTCTGTTAAAAAGGGTGAAATATTTGGAATCATCGGACCAAATGGAGCCGGTAAAACGACCACGATCGAGATCATGGAAGGTCTTCGCAAAAAAGATAGCGGCGAGGTCTCTATTTTGGGCATGAACCCGGAAAAAGATCGGAAGGTGTTGAACCATCGCATTGGTGTTCAGTTTCAGGCAACTTCGATACAAAAGAAAATGAAAGTAAAAGAAGCACTAAAGTTGTTTGCGGCGATCTACAATAAAAACAATGCGAATGATGAGATGCTCAAACTGCTGGGGTTAGAGGAGAAGATGGATACATACTTTGATGACCTATCTGGTGGCCAGAAACAGCGATTAACATTAGCGCTAGCTACTTTACATGAACCCGAGATCATTTTTTTAGACGAGCCGAGCATGGGACTCGATCCGCATGCAAGGAGAGAGATGTGGAACATTATTTGTTCGCTACGAGATAGAGGGACGACCATTGTTGTAACCACGCATTACATGGAAGAAGCGGAAAAGCTTTGTGATAGGGTTGCGATGATCTATAACGGAGAATTGCGTGCATTAGATGATCCGAGCCGATTGGTAGAAGACATCTCTTCTCACTTCATCAGCTTCCGAAGTCCAGATTTTCCTGTCGCTCAGGTTCATCAGATGAACGGTGTTATAAGAGTGGAACATGATGAAGAGCTAGATGCGTTCAAGCTTTATACTGAGGATCTTCAATCTTGTTCATATAACTTATTTAAAATGGCACATGAAGAAAACTATCATATCTCCGATTACAAATTCGAACGAGGTACGCTCGATGACTTGTTTGTTCATTACCTACAAGGAGGGGAATCTGCATGA
- the glyA gene encoding serine hydroxymethyltransferase → MNHLKTADQEVYQSIMDELHRQRTKIELIASENFVSQAVMEAQGSVLTNKYAEGYPSKRYYGGCEHVDVVENLARDRAKEIFGAEHANVQPHSGAQANMAVYFTILEQGDTVLGMNLSHGGHLTHGSAVNFSGIQYNFVEYGVDAEKNVIDYEDVRQKALEHRPKLIVAGASAYPRAIDFAKFREIADEVEAYLMVDMAHIAGLVAAGLHQNPVPYADFVTTTTHKTLRGPRGGMILCKEEFAKKIDKSIFPGIQGGPLMHVIAAKAVSFGEVLTDEFKSYAEQIVKNAKRLAESLKKEGITLVSDGTDNHLILINVSELALTGKVAEKALDDIGITVNKNTIPFDKESPFVTSGIRIGTAAVTSRGFVEEDMDEIASIMASVLKNIEDESVLKDAETRVEKLAGKYKLYE, encoded by the coding sequence TTGAACCATTTGAAAACAGCTGATCAAGAAGTCTACCAATCCATCATGGATGAATTGCACCGCCAGCGTACAAAAATCGAATTGATTGCTTCTGAAAACTTTGTAAGTCAAGCCGTAATGGAAGCGCAAGGCTCAGTACTTACGAATAAATATGCAGAAGGCTACCCATCCAAACGCTATTATGGCGGATGTGAACACGTGGATGTAGTTGAAAACCTAGCGAGAGACCGCGCGAAGGAAATCTTCGGTGCTGAACACGCTAATGTTCAACCTCACTCAGGTGCGCAAGCAAACATGGCTGTATACTTTACGATCCTCGAGCAAGGCGACACCGTATTGGGTATGAACCTTTCTCATGGCGGTCACTTAACACACGGAAGTGCCGTTAACTTTTCTGGCATTCAATATAACTTTGTGGAATATGGCGTAGATGCAGAGAAGAATGTTATCGATTATGAAGATGTTCGTCAAAAAGCACTAGAGCACCGTCCAAAGCTGATCGTAGCAGGAGCGAGCGCGTATCCGCGTGCGATTGATTTTGCAAAGTTCCGCGAGATCGCTGACGAAGTTGAAGCTTACCTAATGGTGGATATGGCCCACATTGCAGGTTTAGTTGCAGCAGGCCTACACCAGAATCCAGTTCCTTATGCAGATTTTGTAACAACAACTACACATAAAACACTTCGCGGCCCTCGTGGCGGTATGATTCTTTGTAAAGAAGAGTTCGCGAAAAAAATTGATAAATCGATCTTCCCTGGTATCCAAGGTGGTCCTTTGATGCACGTTATCGCAGCAAAAGCCGTATCCTTTGGGGAAGTATTAACAGATGAGTTCAAGAGCTACGCAGAGCAGATCGTGAAGAACGCGAAACGCTTAGCAGAGTCTTTGAAAAAAGAAGGCATCACTCTTGTTTCTGATGGTACAGACAATCACTTGATTCTGATCAATGTGAGTGAACTTGCGCTAACAGGAAAAGTGGCTGAAAAAGCATTGGATGATATCGGAATCACAGTTAATAAGAACACGATTCCGTTTGATAAAGAAAGTCCGTTCGTAACGAGCGGTATTCGTATTGGAACAGCTGCGGTAACGTCACGTGGTTTTGTTGAAGAAGATATGGACGAGATCGCTTCAATCATGGCGTCGGTGTTAAAGAACATCGAAGACGAATCAGTGTTGAAAGATGCTGAGACACGCGTTGAGAAGCTTGCTGGTAAATATAAGTTGTACGAATAA